TTGGTTTTGAGTAGCTGGACAATGGTAATGGCAACGGAATGCGCTTAGGCTGCATTCCGTTTTTTTATGAGTAGGTTTTGCGCGAGTTAACGCTCGGAACACTAAGATATAAACTTATACCCTATACGGCTCGATGCTTTCCACCTTGGGAATAGGCTTAGTTTTAACCTGAGTTAAGACTCAATTGATTGAATCATCCATTTTTGTGCAATTTTCAGGCTATGTCTTCTACTGCTTCTAGTCTTGATGTTATTTGGGTGATTTTCTGCGCTATTCTCGTTAGTACTATGCAGGCCGGGTTTTGTTGCCTAGAAAGCGGACTGGTTCGGGCTAAAAACAGTATTAACGTTGCGATCAAAAATCTAGTCGATTTTTGCATTGCCTGTTCTATGTTTTGGCTGCTGGGTTTCACCCTGATGTTTGGTGCAACAGCACGGGGACTGGTCGGGACTCAGCTTCCGCCTACTAGTACCTGGACAGCTCAAGACTATGCCTTTTTCCTGTTTGAACTGGCGTTTTGTGGCACGGCGACCACGATTGTGTCTGGAGCCGTCGCAGAGCGTATGAGTTTTGGCGGATACTTTATTACAGCCGTTGTGTTGTCGTCGTGCATTTATCCGACTACTGGACATTGGGTGTGGGGTGGCCTATGGTTTGATACGACTCCCGGTTGGTTACACCGCTTACATTTTCATGACTTTGCGGGATCGACGGTAGTTCACTCAGTGGGCGCTTGGACGGCCTTCGCTGCCATTCTGATCATTGGCCCTCG
The genomic region above belongs to Synechococcales cyanobacterium T60_A2020_003 and contains:
- the amt gene encoding ammonium transporter; the protein is MSSTASSLDVIWVIFCAILVSTMQAGFCCLESGLVRAKNSINVAIKNLVDFCIACSMFWLLGFTLMFGATARGLVGTQLPPTSTWTAQDYAFFLFELAFCGTATTIVSGAVAERMSFGGYFITAVVLSSCIYPTTGHWVWGGLWFDTTPGWLHRLHFHDFAGSTVVHSVGAWTAFAAILIIGPRLGRFGPRSKQIDGHNLPIAVLGVFLLWFGWFGFNGGSTFAFTDQVPRILVNTAQGGAAGGLAALITTWIIHRRPQVPLIMNGVIGGLVSVTAGCDFMIPLGAAWAGAIGGILCTVSARLLSQYNIDDAVGVVPAHLVCGVWGTLAVPLFIDPLL